One part of the Deltaproteobacteria bacterium genome encodes these proteins:
- the rpsM gene encoding 30S ribosomal protein S13, protein MARIAGVDLPRNKRLEIALTSIYGIGRTTAQRILQESGVDGSIKSDDLSDADLTRIRAVIDNTCKVEGDLRREISTNIKRLMDIGCYRGLRHRKSLPVRGQRSHTNARTRKGPRRSVVGKRKKS, encoded by the coding sequence TTGGCCAGAATAGCAGGAGTCGATTTGCCCCGGAACAAGCGCCTGGAAATTGCGCTGACCAGTATTTACGGTATCGGTCGTACCACGGCCCAGCGGATTTTGCAGGAATCGGGAGTAGATGGCAGCATCAAATCCGATGATTTAAGTGATGCTGACCTCACCCGTATCCGGGCGGTCATTGATAATACCTGTAAAGTAGAAGGGGATCTGCGGCGAGAGATCTCGACCAACATCAAACGGTTAATGGATATCGGGTGCTACCGCGGTTTGCGCCATCGCAAGTCCTTGCCGGTGCGCGGCCAGCGGAGCCATACCAATGCACGCACCCGTAAAGGCCCCCGACGTTCGGTTGTGGGTAAACGGAAGAAATCGTAA
- the infA gene encoding translation initiation factor IF-1, which produces MAKEEAIEVEGTVIEPLPNAMFRVELSNGHRVLAHISGKMRMHYIKILPGDKVTVQLSPYDLTRGRITYRAK; this is translated from the coding sequence ATGGCCAAAGAAGAAGCCATTGAGGTGGAAGGCACCGTTATCGAACCCTTACCCAACGCCATGTTTCGGGTAGAACTTAGTAATGGTCATCGCGTCTTGGCCCATATTTCAGGCAAGATGCGCATGCATTACATTAAAATTCTGCCCGGGGATAAAGTAACCGTGCAACTTTCCCCTTATGATTTAACCCGGGGCCGCATTACCTACCGGGCCAAATAA
- the rpsK gene encoding 30S ribosomal protein S11, whose amino-acid sequence MAKAGRGGVKKKKEKKNIPVGIAHIQSTFNNTIVTITDPAGNVVSWSSSGVQGFKGSRKGTPFAAQLAAADAAKKAMEHGMRNIDVYVKGPGSGREAALRALQVAGFNINLIRDVTPIPHNGCRPPKRRRV is encoded by the coding sequence ATGGCCAAAGCAGGACGCGGGGGCGTAAAAAAGAAGAAGGAAAAGAAGAATATTCCGGTGGGTATTGCCCATATCCAGTCTACCTTCAATAATACCATCGTTACCATAACCGACCCAGCCGGTAACGTGGTCTCCTGGTCTTCCTCAGGGGTGCAAGGCTTTAAAGGTTCCCGCAAGGGCACTCCCTTTGCAGCCCAGTTAGCCGCGGCCGATGCCGCCAAGAAGGCCATGGAACACGGGATGCGTAATATTGACGTCTATGTCAAAGGCCCGGGGTCGGGCCGGGAGGCGGCCCTGCGAGCCTTGCAGGTGGCAGGGTTTAATATCAACCTGATCCGGGATGTCACACCCATCCCCCATAATGGCTGTCGGCCGCCCAAGCGCCGCCGGGTCTGA
- the rpmJ gene encoding 50S ribosomal protein L36, whose translation MKVRASVKRICKKCKIIKRNGVVRVICTNPKHKQRQG comes from the coding sequence ATGAAAGTCAGGGCATCGGTAAAGCGGATCTGCAAAAAATGTAAAATTATCAAACGTAACGGCGTGGTGCGGGTAATATGTACCAACCCCAAACATAAACAGCGCCAGGGATAG